The Phragmites australis chromosome 15, lpPhrAust1.1, whole genome shotgun sequence genome window below encodes:
- the LOC133893346 gene encoding uncharacterized protein LOC133893346 has product MVAAGLPAPGWVQQFGCSTDVKTFGLKMSLHGTHKAFSFQCFASNGRGFGADSTNKRKIKSKRRPKDVALDPSKVTSGNPKNRDKWVPELTGMGNNSGKQVMDKQFLEKVEAVRRSALEKKKAEENKDYQAIDYDAPIESDKSTIGFGTRVGIGVAVVVFGLVFTFGDFLPYGSVSPSKESTVVKQKLSAEEEAKFKSVLEGFEATLSKSPNDPTALEGAAVSLVELGEYEKASTFLEKLVKVIPGKAEAYRLLGEVKFELKDYEGSSSSYKNALSSSDNIDFEVLRGLTNSLLAAKKPDQAVDVILSCHQKLNEKSQTQLTDLEAANGNGAQKPQDIDPIQVDLLLGKAYSDWNHISDAVSVYDRLITEHPEDFRGYLAKGIILKENGKAGDAERMFIQAKFYAPEAAKVLVDRYAQR; this is encoded by the exons ATGGTCGCCGCCGGCCTCCCGGCACCG gGATGGGTGCAACAATTTGGATGCAGCACTGATGTGAAAACATTTGGTTTAAAGATGTCTCTCCATGGAACCCATAAGGCGTTCAGTTTTCAATGCTTTGCTTCCAATGGGCGTGGCTTTGGTGCGGATTCTACTAATAAGAGAAAA ATTAAAAGCAAGAGGAGGCCAAAGGATGTTGCATTGGATCCAAG CAAGGTAACATCTGGGAATCCAAAGAACAGGGACAAAT GGGTGCCAGAATTAACTGGAATGGGAAACAATTCTGGTAAACAAGTCATGGATAAACAATTTCTAGAAAAAGTGGAAGCTGTTCGAAG GTCTGcacttgagaaaaaaaaagctgaAGAGAACAAAGACTATCAGGCTATTGATTACGATGCTCCAATTGAGTCAGATAAAAGTACAATTGGCTTCGGTACAAGA GTTGGAATTGGAGTTGCAGTTGTTGTCTTTGGACTAGTATTCACTTTTGGGGATTTCCTTCCTTATGGAAG TGTTAGCCCTAGCAAGGAAAGCACAGTGGTTAAGCAAAAGCTTTCtgcagaggaagaagcaaaattTAAG AGTGTACTGGAAGGTTTTGAAGCAACACTGAGCAAGTCACCTAATGATCCTACCGCTCTTGAG GGTGCAGCTGTATCATTGGTTGAACTAGGTGAGTATGAGAAGGCATCAACTTTCCTTGAGAAGCTAGTCAAG GTAATCCCTGGTAAAGCAGAAGCATACCGTTTGCTAGGTGAAGTAAAGTTTGAGCTCAAGGATTATGAGGGGAGTTCTTCGTCATACAAAAATGCTTTATCT TCATCAGACAATATTGATTTTGAAGTTCTCCGTGGACTGACAAATTCATTACTTGCTGCTAAGAAGCCAGATCAG GCAGTTGACGTAATTCTGTCATGCCATCAAAAGTTGAATGAGAAGAGTCAGACACAACTTACTGATTTGGAGGCTGCAAATGGGAATGGTGCCCAGAAGCCTCAAGATATTGACCCTATCCAA GTCGACCTGCTATTAGGGAAGGCTTATTCTGATTGGAACCATATTAGTGATGCTGTTTCCGTCTATGATAGGCTAATCACTGAACATCCTGAAGACTTCCGTGGTTATTTGGCGAAG GGAATCATATTGAAGGAAAATGGTAAAGCAGGTGATGCAGAAAGAATGTTTATACAG GCAAAATTCTACGCCCCAGAGGCAGCCAAGGTGCTGGTTGATCGCTAtgcacaaagataa